TTTCAGTCATCAACACtattcacaaaccacaatgtttgccgcagacaggaagtcgtctccgcgtttataaataaaataaaaaatcgaatgaacccactggttcttcagaggctcaTAAAGGGAATTTTTCATGATTGGGGACCTTCATCCAGCTGCCGGTGTGTTATAGGTGAGACGATGGAGGAGACCCTGCGGAGGGAGGTGGCTGAGGAGGTGGGGCTGGAGGTGGAGACGTTCCAGTTCGCGTCCACCCAGCACTGGCCTTATCCTCAGAGTTCATTCATGCTGGCGTGCCACGCTACTGTAAACCCACAGCGATGCCAGGTGGGTGCAGGAGGTCCTCACTGCGTCTGTTTCAGGCACCTGAGCTCCGGTAATAAACGGTGGTCTGCTCCCAGGTCAGTGTGGATAAAGTGGAGCTGGAGGACGCCCGGTGGTTCACGCTGGAGGAGATCCAGGAGGCTCTACGCAGGGCGAGTGCCCCCCAGGCTCCTGGTGGAGGTCCCCCAGTCTTCTGGCTCCCACCCAGCTTCACTATCGCCCATCAGCTGGTGCAGGAGTGGGTCCGACAGCAGACAGCAGGGGTCTGAGTTCCAGATCAACACCTGGTAAAACCGGTCCCAGTTCAGACTGCAGTGACTGACCTTGGACCAGCTTGTGTCTCAGGGTGCTTTCTACCACATACTACCTCAGCGAAATTAAACAACTGCAACCTGAcaaatgttcaactttattAAATCCAAGTGGATTCATAATTTCAATAAACTCATGATCACAATTTCACAAAACCAGAGGTCTATAGTGCATTTAAGAGCAGATAAAAGTGAAGAAACGTGTAAaacaaatactaaaaaaaaaataagtgatATAATCCAAAACCAATCTGGACAAAGCACCAGTGGAGTCCACGTGGCCTTCACGCGACCTGCAGAAGTCAACGTGCCTCCGTCACAACAGACTCACTTCTTCCCTTTCTTTTTGGCCGAACTCCTTCCGCCAGGACTACAGTACTTGGCCTCCAGGTTGGCGAGGAGGGAGTTGAATCCCTGCTCATGACACTTCTGCCTTTGCTGAAAAGACAAACAGGCAAAAATATTTAGAGGCTAAAAAGTACACTTTGTGGAGTAAAGCTGTGGGGGGGTTGGACAGGATTCAACTTCGAAGGTCCCTGACATGAAAACGCCACTTtgcgagattatttaacattaatacgagcctgtctgtggtcctgcagtggccagaaatggcgGTAGgcgtaaagagagctttggccatCCTGCTTCGCctttcagagagtggcagctcagacggtggGCTCTGGAATTTGTCTCATTATGTCTTTgtgaggggattttttttttcgggaaaactacttcctgtctgcgacaaacattgtggttggtgaacggtgttgatgacaaTGGTGTTAATTTCGGCGAATGCCCCCTTACTTCTATAGGCCCCTCTCTAGTTTTTAAAACTGTAGACAcagaaacggcgcgtcctgcgGAAACCTCATTGTGAGACTGGATCGAaattggctgtaattctgcaccatggctgactttcggaaagagacttcagatacagtattaggggaccaataagaccgatataaaagcaaaccaCGTCAGGGGACCTTCAACTTCATCCACAGTATTTTACAAGACCACTTCACATTCGAGACCATGTGCTAAAACCAGGAGGAGAACTATGCAGTAAGTTGTGTTGTATATGGATCcgggcaaaaaataaataaataaatatatatatatgtatatataaaagacTTTTGATGGGGAAAGATGcagataagtgaaagtgaagtgattgtcactgtgatacacacagtgaaatttgtcttgctgctgtgtatcacaatgacaatcacttcactttcacttatctgcagcgggattcgaaccgcttccttagccgctaggccaccactgcccccagctCTTGTTATGAGAATTGCCGTTAGAAACAGCGGTAGATTCGGAATGCGGTGGTTCCTAGTAAATCTTCGGTCTTCTGGCTTCGGTCTTTGCGGTGCTACATGAACAAAAGCAGCCGCCCATTTCTACGCTGTCACCTTTTGTTGCTGCTACTTGACTGGAGACCTCTAGGCCAGTTGTACCTTGATCAGAGCACTTAGGCTCTCCTCGCTGCTTACTCCCAGGTCCTTCTGCATCTCCTCCGcctctttcctctctttctcgGCCTGATCACACAACACAGACGGACATTACCACACAGAGTAAAGCGGGAGTGGGTTTAAGTATCAGTGGAGTAAGGTAACAGTACCTTGCGCTTGCGGTGGTTCCTCTTCTTGGTGCTCTCGTGGGTGAAGGCTCTGTATGCGGGCAACTGCTTGTCATCGATGAGGCCCTGGATGACCCCCCTGATTCGCGCCTCATCGTCCCCCTCAGAGAAGAGTGCCGATTCCACGATGCGGCCCATGTCCCCCGCATGCTGCAGGTACAAGCGAGTCAGGTCCTGTTTCTCCTCCTCAGTCCCCTTATACTTCTTCTCAAAGTCCACAATGTCCTGGAGTGTGATCTGTCAGGTGACCATGCAATGGAGAGCAGTTCATTTAAGTCATGGTTCCATCACTGTGGACCTTTAAAGAACCCACAATCCTGTGGATTCTTACCTTGGGGAACAGCAATCTCCAGTAATCCTCCCAGTTACGCTCCTGTTTTACGTTGTCAGACTGCTCATCCACGACCCCCTGCTCATCATAGATGGATCTCTGCTCCTGGTCCTTCAGAACTTCATACACTTTACCAAGAACCTGCAACCCCAAGGGTCcttataaaacacaaacaggcaGGATGTCATTACATGTTTTAACATGGCAAGGTCAATTCTACCTGGAACTTCTCAGTGGCCTGGGTGTCCCCTGCGGCCCGGTCTGGGTGGACCAACAAGGACATCTTGTAGTAACCGCGGCGGAGATCAGAGTCCGAGGCATCTTTAGAAAGGCCAAGAACTTCATACAGGTTTGAGGTGTTGAAGAGCAGCATACATCTTTCCAATAAACCCATAACTGGTCCTGTAAGAAAACCCACATCAAAGCAATTACTGGTCATGTCACTAATGCCACATCAAAACAACTAGTTCTGTTACTAAACCCACATCAGCGCTAATACTTGTCGTGGTACTAAACCCACATCAGCGCTAATACTGGTCTTGTTACTAAAACCCACATCAGAGCTAATACTGGTCGTGGTACTAAACCCACATCAGCGCTAATACTGGTCGTGGTACTAAACCCACATCAGAGCTAATACTGGTACCGGTGCAAAATGGTCCAGTGATACCACTGATCACAACAAGTTCGTACAAAGTCTCGTTTAAAATCGAATAAAAACAGATAACCACACCACTCACTCGGAGTTTGATATGTTCTTGGTAAATATAGCTCGTTTCACTCAACGCTGCCCCGCAGCCGGGAGACTAGTAAAAATTTGGCGCGTTTAATAGTGACGTCACAAAAGCGCGCCAGgatgagtcttttttttctactcGCCAATACGTCACTTGAGCTTTGACTTTGGACTTTGATTTAACAAACGGAAAAAGtagaaataacattaataaaattgcCTGTGTTCTGCACACATGTATTGGGTGTTACTAATTTCATAGCAATGAAGCCAAtataaaaattcatattttttatttaatccatttttacGTTTACCAGCTGGGTATCCGAAACCCAAAGTTGTGCGTTCGCATCCCGGAACTGGCGACCTGATGGTTCAATCTTGAGACATTCTTGCAtgttttaatgtatattaattgTACCCTCTTTGGTATGAAACTGCAGTTGTCATTAAAATTCTGCtccataaataaatgttgatttaACTTTTTAATTTATGTCGATAGTGAGAGTGTGAAATCAGGATGTTTCGTACACACACCCAAACCAGAGTACATTTACGTCTTTATAAtcattcttacacacacaaagacacacgtatgtatatttatatatacatacatacatatatatatatatatatacatacatacatacatacatatatatatatatacatacatacatatatatatatatacatacatacatacatatatatatatatgctttaCAAAAAGCTtagttatttaaatgaaaaggtacacattttcacacctgAATAAAATTTGAAACTATAGAGATTAATTGTATGAATAGTATCAGAGAGCCACGGATAAAAAGATGTTTCAGAAACATTATTGCAAAGATTAAGACTGCCTTCAGGAAGGTTTGCCAAAAATTTAAGGAATGGGCAAGACATGttcattctttttgttttaaagagaCTCAAGATGATGCGGTTCCTCTTTTGGATACCAACAGAGGTCGAACGCCTTTAATAAGATGGGTCAGATAGACGATGGAAAAGATTAAGATTGTCTTATGCAAGATATTCGCAAAAATCAAGGAATGGGGAAAAAACTTAATAGATTTCCTCTTTTGTGATGACGATGATAATGCCGTGTATCGATGTCCAGTGAACCATGTCTTTTATTGCAAATACCCAGACATATAGCATAGTGATTAAAACTAGGTAACATATATTTGTACTATTACTGTATAATGGGATGTTTTGAttaagcataataataataataatagcacatCAGAAGGAAATACGACAAATCATTGCGTTGACAGAAGAAAAATTCCTGGAAGAAAAATAGTAAACAATCAACGGCCTCATTTAATTGAAGAAATACCTAAAAAATTCGAGTAGGACTTCAGCCGAAACAGTCCATCAGACATAGTATTGAATGGTACTCTAGAAACCATACATGAAGACCATGAAAGTCGAGAAGACAGAGCAAGGGAGACAAATGCCAGCACTCATATGTCTGGAGACATTAAACACAAATGGTCATGAGCAAAGATCTCAATCAACATTGCAAGAACATGCAAAATTCGAATACTACATTCTGAAGCTACCGACGTGatccacacacatatatcacaGGATCCAGTGTCTCACGTTGAGTAAAAAAAACGTATGAATCACTAGTGACAGGTAGGTATGAgacctagtgtgtgtgtgtgctcgtgcgcacacacacacagtgggcaaaaaagtatttagtcagccaccaattgtgcaagttctaccacttaaaaagatgataAGAAAAGCTGATAAGAAGTCCTTATCAGCTTTTCCAAGATCTTTACAATAATTCTTACAGGCTCAGTTGTGTGTCGTCATAACACTAAGGTAAGAGATGCGTGAATCGAGTTTGCAATTATACACAAGAAATTTATgcttatttacatatatatttgaaaatacatgtatatatatataatgtatatatacatatatatgtgtgtatatatacatatatatgtgtatatatacatatatatataatttacatatgtgtgtgtgtgtgtgtgtataagtgtatatatttgtgtgtgtgtgtgtgcgtgtgcgtgtgcaaaaaagtatttagtcagccaccaattgtgcaagttctaccacttaaaaagatgagagaggcctgtaattttcatcataggtatacctcaactatgtgagacaaaatgagaaaaaaatccagaaaatcacatcctctgattttcaaagaatttatttgcaaattatggtggaaaattagtatttggtcactaacaaaagttcatctaaatactttgttatataccatttgttggcaatgacggaggtcaaacgttttctgtaagtcttcacaaggttttcacgcactgttgctggtattttggcccattctttcatgcagatctcctctagagcagtgatgtaacacagactttcaactccctccaaagattttctatgttGTTGAAAGCgtga
This is a stretch of genomic DNA from Denticeps clupeoides unplaced genomic scaffold, fDenClu1.1, whole genome shotgun sequence. It encodes these proteins:
- the LOC114771943 gene encoding dnaJ homolog subfamily C member 9-like, whose amino-acid sequence is MGLLERCMLLFNTSNLYEVLGLSKDASDSDLRRGYYKMSLLVHPDRAAGDTQATEKFQVLGKVYEVLKDQEQRSIYDEQGVVDEQSDNVKQERNWEDYWRLLFPKITLQDIVDFEKKYKGTEEEKQDLTRLYLQHAGDMGRIVESALFSEGDDEARIRGVIQGLIDDKQLPAYRAFTHESTKKRNHRKRKAEKERKEAEEMQKDLGVSSEESLSALIKQRQKCHEQGFNSLLANLEAKYCSPGGRSSAKKKGKK
- the LOC114771942 gene encoding nucleoside diphosphate-linked moiety X motif 13-like isoform X2 encodes the protein MARGRALLHWHQTHGFCSASGEPTVKNQAGSQRVCQGSGHTYYPQMAPVLIVLVSDGSRCLLGRQAAFPRDMYSALAGFCDMGETMEETLRREVAEEVGLEVETFQFASTQHWPYPQSSFMLACHATVNPQRCQVSVDKVELEDARWFTLEEIQEALRRASAPQAPGGGPPVFWLPPSFTIAHQLVQEWVRQQTAGV